In the Sarcophilus harrisii chromosome 1, mSarHar1.11, whole genome shotgun sequence genome, one interval contains:
- the SHLD3 gene encoding shieldin complex subunit 3, protein MSTEVVLYYRPCESDPTRLYKVAEEAINEFPTRPLLRFIPWFPNDVIKLPLKPKRLPPIISGEAANEVDQHFTISEHHRKAQNYDCTVGLPEFQPNLEKMKCLTRAQILDEQISCGNPDEQTKKTKRHLKRSWSVSVSRNFTKKVLPLSKELQQNLEKLKLHSLYRARWTIEQSVFNNQTLEDIWIKLNRLIRHNELPFCNATIQRHVSQIWVFCDIVHCEYVCNLLKGRLGLKGKMNLFVHKYGVIFSM, encoded by the coding sequence ATGAGTACAGAGGTAGTATTATACTACCGGCCATGTGAAAGTGACCCTACACGATTGTACAAAGTTGCAGAAGAAGCTATTAATGAATTTCCTACTCGACCGTTATTGAGGTTTATACCTTGGTTTCCAAATGATGTAATAAAACTTCCCCTCAAACCTAAAAGACTACCACCGATTATTTCTGGTGAGGCAGCTAATGAAGTGGACCAGCACTTTACCATTTCAGAACATCACAGGAAAGCTCAGAATTATGATTGTACAGTGGGCCTTCCGGAGTTTCAACCAAATTTGGAAAAGATGAAGTGTTTAACCCGGGCACAAATACTGGATGAACAGATTAGTTGTGGAAATCCAGATgaacaaactaaaaaaacaaaacggCATTTGAAAAGGTCTTGGAGTGTTTCAGTTTCCAGGAATTTTACAAAAAAGGTTTTGCCTTTATCTAAAGAATTACAacagaatttagaaaaattaaagctACATTCATTATATAGAGCAAGATGGACAATAGAACAATCTGTTTTTAACAACCAAACTTTGGAAGATATTTGGATAAAACTAAATCGACTTATCAGGCATAATGAACTTCCATTTTGTAATGCTACAATACAGAGACATGTGAGCCAGATATGGGTATTCTGTGACATTGTGCACTGTGAATATGTATGTAATCTGCTTAAAGGAAGATTAggtcttaaaggaaaaatgaatttatttgtacataaataCGGAGTGATTTTTAGTATGTAa